TGGAAAAAGTATACCGTCGCCACAAATAATTATGTAGGTGAACAGCTTGAAAAATATTTGGGACTTTCAGACAGGGACATTAAAAATCTGGAGATTTTAGACCGGGATTTGTTTTTGAAAGCAGTCAGAGACCAAAAAATCATCAATTCAAAAGTTGAAGGGCGTATCAGGATTCAGTAGGCACCGGTTCATAGATTAACGGGCGGGGTTTTTCACCTTGCCACTCCAGATGGTGAAGAGCTTCCCCGTCCCAAACAGCATAGCTGGCATGCTTCATCCAATCTCCCAGTACCATGGCTTCCTTCCCATTTTCTGTCCGCCTTGAGGGATAATGGACATGTCCCATCATAGCAATATCATACCCCTCACGGTTTTTATTCTGCAGGTAATCCAGCATTTCATTCGCCATGGCGTTGAGATTTGACCATTTTTTAGAGGTGTATTCACGGCTTGTGTGACTGATTTTCCGGGCCGTGGCATAAATCCCCTCAATACGGAAACGATTCAGTGCCCAAATGGCTAAAGGGAAACGAAGCAAACGCTTCATCCAACGGTAGCCTGTGTCATCTTTTAATAAACCATCTCCATGGGTGAGATAAAACCGTATTCCCCGATGAAAAAAATCCATGTGATCGTCATAAAAGGTGATATTCAGAGATGGACAAAGAAATTTATAGAGCCAGAAATCATGATTACCGCCAATGAGGTGGATGGGAATTCCTGCATTCCTCAATGCTTTCAGTTTAGTGTATACATCCTGCAACTGACTTGGGATATAGTCATTCTGATCCCACCAGAAATCAAAAAAATCACCGAGAATAAAGAGGGTTCCCCCGCCTTTTTTCACATCCTCAAGAAGGGCAAAGACCTTTTTACGTTTTGCCAGTTCCCGGTTGGTCAGTTCGGTTGTAAAGTGAACATCCGATATAAAGGTAAAAGGAAGGGGAAGGTCTGCTTTCTTCCCCTTCATCAGATGATTCGGTGTAATTTTTGTTTTGACTCTGAAAATTGACAGGATGAACCTACTTTCCCAGGGTGGCCACCATAACCGCTTTTATCGTATGGACCCGGTTTTCTGCCTGGTCCCAGACACGGCTGGCCGAAGACAGTATCACATCATCGGTAACTTCCATAGCTTCAAGGCCGTGCTTCCGGTAAATTTCTTCACCGATAAGGGTATTCCGGTCGTGAAAAGCGGGTAGACAGTGAAGAAAGATTGTTTCGGCATGACCGGTGCTTTCCAAAAGCTTTTTATTCACCTGATAGGGTTTCAGAAGTTTGATCCGGGCTTCAAATTCCGACTCTTCACCCATGGAGACCCACACATCGGTATAAATGACATCGGCATGAGCCACAGCTTCATAAGGATCTTCCGTCAGGAGGATTTTTCCGCCGGTTTTCTTTGAAACATCCAGCATCTCATCAACCAGCGTTTTTTCGGGGAAAAGGGAAGCCGGCGCACCAATTCTGAAATCCATTCCCATCTTTGCAGCACCAATCATGAGTGAGTTGGCCATATTATTCCGGCCGTCCCCCACGTAGGCAAAGCGGATTCCTTTCAGGCGACCCAACTGTTCCTGCACGGTCAGAAGATCCGCCAGAACCTGTGTGGGATGGTATTTGTCCGTCAGTCCGTTCCAAACAGGCACCCCCGCATATTCCGCCAGCGTTTCCACGGTGGAATGGGCAAAGCCCCGGAATTGGATACCGTCAAACATGCGCCCTAAAACCCGGGCTGTATCTGCCACAGACTCTTTTTTCCCCAGTTGAATGTCATTTTTACCCAGAAATTCAGGATGGGCACCTTCATCCACGGCCGCCACCACAAAAGCACAGCGGGTCCGGGTGGATGTTTTTTCAAAAATCAAGGCAATATTTTTGTGTTTCAGGTTTTCCGCAAAAATTCCGGCGTATTTATCCGCTTTCAGCTTTTCCGCCAGTTTCACCAGGAAACGGATTTCCTCCGGAGAATAATCCTTCAGTGTCAGTAAATGTCGACCTTTCAAATTGAATGACATAGGGCTCCTTTCAAATGCTGAATTCTGAATTTTAGTTTTAAGATTTAAGTATTGTATGAATTAAGAATAGAGATTGGAAAATTGGGACTGGAAAAAGAAGCATTTCCATCAAACTCAAAACTCTTAACTCCAACTCATCACTCCTACAATATATATCTGCTCATATCCTCGTCCGTCACGATATCATCGATATTCTCGTGGACGGTTTTTGCATCGAGAATGAATTTTTTGGGTGTATCAGGGGCATTAAACATCACATCGTCCAAAATGCGGGTCAGGATGGTATGAAGGCGGCGGGCACCGATATTCTCGGTCCGGTCGTTTACCTCCGTCGCTTTTTCCGCAATGACTTTCAGGGCTTCCTCTTTCACAACCAGTTCAACCCCTTCAGCTTTGAGAAGAGCCTGATACTGTTTAATCAGGGCATTCCGGGGATGAGTCAGGATTTTAATGAAATCCTCGGTCGTCAGGCTGTCCAGTTCCACCCGAATGGGAAAACGCCCCTGCAGCTCAGGAATCAGATCAGAAGGTTTACTGGTATGAAAAGCACCGGCAGCAATGAAAAGGATATGGTCTGTCCGCACAACCCCGTATCGGGTATTGACGGTGGATCCTTCCACAATCGGCAGCAAATCCCGTTGCACACCTTGCCGGCTTACATCGGCACTCCGCTCTGAATTGGAACTGGTGGCAATTTTATCAATTTCATCCAGGAAAATAATACCATCATTTTCAACGCGGCTCAGGGCTTCCTGCTGGATTTTGGCTTTATCTACCAATTTATCCGCTTCCTGTTCCGTGAGAATTTTTTTAGCCTCGCTGACCTTCACTTTCTTCTTTTTTTTCTTTTTTCCAAAAAGATTGCTCATGGCACTGTTCAGAAATTCAGAGGCTTCATCTATGCCGCTGCCTCCCATGGGACCCATAATAGATATACCGCCAACACCCAGAGAATCCTGCAATTCCACTTCAATATACCGGTCGTCAAATTGACCGTTTTTATACATTTCTTTCAGTTTTTCACGGGTTTTCCCAACCCGTTCCTGTTCAATTTCATCTTCCAGTTCTTTCTTTTCCACGGGGAAAAGGATATCCAGAATCCGTTCTTCGGCAATTTTTTCCGCCATTTCCCAGACCAGGGCTTCATGTTCCTGTTCCACCATGTGAACGGCAATGGCCACCAGGTCACGGATCATGGATTCCACATCACGGCCCACATACCCCACTTCGGTAAATTTTGTGGCTTCCACTTTCAGGAAAGGCACATTGCCCAGATAGGCCAACCGGCGCGCGATTTCCGTCTTCCCTACACCGGTGGGGCCAATCATGATGATATTATTCGGAAGGATTTCTTCCTTCAGATTATCCGGCACCTGTTGCCGGCGCCAGCGGTTCCGAAGCGCAATGGCTACAGCCCGTTTTGCTTTTTGCTGTCCTACAATATATAAATCGAGGGCTTCGACAATTTCTTTTGGTTTCAAAGGCATATTACAACTCCATTACCGTAATATTTTCATTGGTATAAATACAAATAGATGCCGCAATTTTCAGGGATATTTCTGCAATCTCCCTGGCGGATAAATCGGTGTAAGCCACCAGGGCCCGTGCAGCTGCCTGAGCGTACGGACCGCCGGAGCCGATGGCATATATTCCGTCGTCGGCATCCACCACATCCCCTGTACCACTGAGAATATACCCAGCTTCTTTATTCAGAACAATCAGAAGGGCTTCCAAACGACGCAGGTATTTATCACTCCGCCACTCTTTTGCCAATTCGACAGATGCACGGGTAATGTTCCCTTTATAGTTTTGCAGTTTTTCCTCAAATTTTTCGAAAAGAGTAAAGGCATCGGCTGTGGCTCCGGCAAAGCCGGCCAATATCTGATCATGATAAAGGGAGCGTACCTTCACAGCTCCGGCTTTCATGATCGTTTGCCCCATGGTCACCTGACCGTCTCCGGCAATAGCCACTTTTCCGTTTCGCCGAATACCCAGAATGGTTGTTCCATGTATTTGATTCATTTTTATGTCCTCTTTTTAATGATAAATGCTTTGTGCGATTCCTTGTTCCAATGTTATAATTCACGTCTTAATCTGGCAACGGGAATTCCCATTTGTTCACGATATTTTGCCACGGTTCGCCGGGCGATATTGAATCCCCGTTCTTTCAAGGCCCGGACCATTTTTTCATCATTGAGGGGATGCCGTTTATCCTCACGGTCCACAATTTCTTTCAGTGCCTGTTTAATCAGGCGCGTGGATACATCGTCGCCGTCCACATCTTTCATCCCCTCGGAAAAAAAATATTTTAACTCATATAACCCCACGGGTGTCTGGACATACTTGCCGTTGGTAACCCGTGAGATAGTGGAAATATCCATGCCCACTTCTTCAGCAATATCTTTTAAAATCATGGGTTTCAAACTATCCGGCCGTCCTTCAAAAAAGTGCCGTTGCCTTTTAATGATGGCTTTCATCACCCGGATCATGGTGTCACGGCGCTGATACACAGACTGAATGAACCAGCGGGCGGAATCAATCTTTTTTTTCAGATAATCGCGGGTTTCCTTATCCAATTTCTTCTTTTGAGACGCCAGCTCCAGATAAGTAGATGAAATTTTAAGTTCCGGGATGGATCCGTCATTCACCGTGACCTGAAAGGTGCCGTCCTCTTCAGTCACAATCAGATCGGGAACCACCACATAATTGGCAAAGGACGAATCATCTGACGCCGGTTTGGGGTTCAGGCGGCCGATAATTTTCCGTGCTTTATTCAAATCCTCCCGGGAAATTCCCAGTTGACGGATAATTTGCTCGTAACGGTGATTGGCAAAATCGTTAAAATGGTCTTTTACAATATTTACCACATAGTCCGGGACATCCATTTCTCTTAATTGGCTTAAGAGACATTCCCGTAAATCCCGTGAACCGATACCCGGCGGATCCATCTGCTGAATGAGTTTAAGCACTCCCTCCACTTTTTCCGGTGCAACATTCAAACGGTAGGCGATATTTTCAACCGCCACTTTCAGATAACCATCGGAGTCTGTATTCCAGATAATCTGTTCGGCAATCATCATGTCTTCTTCACTAAGACCGCTGGTGCGGATCTGCTGTAAAATTTTCTCAAAAAATCCGGGGGTATCGGGTTGTGGAAGGTCCGGTAACTCTTCCTGTCCTCCGTATGAGAGTCCGGCCGACCGGTTCGCCCGGCTGAACAGCGATTCCCAGTCATATTCCGGATCATCATAGGTTTTATGACTCTCCCGGTTTTCATCCCCCTGTTTCCGTTCCAGTTTTCGGAGTGTTGCCTTTTCGTCAATTTCCAGTGCAGGATTTTTTTCCAGTTCTTCATCAATGGCCTGTTCCAGATTTTGGATGGGCAATTGTAACAGAGCAGAGAGTTGAATCTGCTGAGGTGTAAGTTTTAGAAGTTGTTCCTGAGACAGGTGTAATTTGAGGGTCATAGGAATTTTATCGGTCAAGTTTGAATTTTTCGCCCAAATAGAGTTTTTTCGCATCGGGATCTTCAGCCAGGAAGTGGGCTGTGCCTTCCTTCAGGATTTGTCCTTCGAACAACAGGTAAGACCGGTCCGTAATACTCAGGGTTTCGTGGACATTATGGTCTGTAATGACCACACCGATATTTCTTTTTTTCAAATCCAGGATAATGGACTGGATATCCTCAACGGCGATGGGATCAATACCGGCAAAGGGCTCATCCAGGAGAATAAAATCCGGGTGAGAGGCCAATGCACGGGCAATTTCAATTCGACGTCGTTCTCCGCCACTCAGAGTAAAAGCTTTGTTTTTCCGGATATGCTGAATGTGGAATTCATCAAGTAAGCGGTCAATTTCCTTTAAAATCTCTTCTTTGCGCAAACCCATCATTTCCAGAACCAGGCGGAGATTATCTTCTACGGAAAGTTTTCTGAAAACGGAAGCTTCCTGGGAAAGATAACCGATTCCCAATCTGGCCCGTTTATACATGGGAAGCTGTGTTATTTCCCTATCATCCAAAAAAATCCGGCCGGCATCGGGGCGGATCATGCCGGTAATCATGTAAAAAGTCGTTGTTTTTCCTGCACCGTTTGGACCCAGGAGTCCCACAATTTCCCCTTTTTCGGCATGGACGGATACATGATCCACCACTTTTCGTTTCCCGTATATTTTTACAAGATTTTTCGCTTTCAGAATTTTCATGGCATATCCGCTTAATCTTCCACGTCATATTCCCGGCG
Above is a genomic segment from Candidatus Neomarinimicrobiota bacterium containing:
- a CDS encoding UDP-2,3-diacylglucosamine diphosphatase; translation: MKGKKADLPLPFTFISDVHFTTELTNRELAKRKKVFALLEDVKKGGGTLFILGDFFDFWWDQNDYIPSQLQDVYTKLKALRNAGIPIHLIGGNHDFWLYKFLCPSLNITFYDDHMDFFHRGIRFYLTHGDGLLKDDTGYRWMKRLLRFPLAIWALNRFRIEGIYATARKISHTSREYTSKKWSNLNAMANEMLDYLQNKNREGYDIAMMGHVHYPSRRTENGKEAMVLGDWMKHASYAVWDGEALHHLEWQGEKPRPLIYEPVPTES
- the argF gene encoding ornithine carbamoyltransferase, which gives rise to MSFNLKGRHLLTLKDYSPEEIRFLVKLAEKLKADKYAGIFAENLKHKNIALIFEKTSTRTRCAFVVAAVDEGAHPEFLGKNDIQLGKKESVADTARVLGRMFDGIQFRGFAHSTVETLAEYAGVPVWNGLTDKYHPTQVLADLLTVQEQLGRLKGIRFAYVGDGRNNMANSLMIGAAKMGMDFRIGAPASLFPEKTLVDEMLDVSKKTGGKILLTEDPYEAVAHADVIYTDVWVSMGEESEFEARIKLLKPYQVNKKLLESTGHAETIFLHCLPAFHDRNTLIGEEIYRKHGLEAMEVTDDVILSSASRVWDQAENRVHTIKAVMVATLGK
- the hslU gene encoding ATP-dependent protease ATPase subunit HslU, with the protein product MPLKPKEIVEALDLYIVGQQKAKRAVAIALRNRWRRQQVPDNLKEEILPNNIIMIGPTGVGKTEIARRLAYLGNVPFLKVEATKFTEVGYVGRDVESMIRDLVAIAVHMVEQEHEALVWEMAEKIAEERILDILFPVEKKELEDEIEQERVGKTREKLKEMYKNGQFDDRYIEVELQDSLGVGGISIMGPMGGSGIDEASEFLNSAMSNLFGKKKKKKKVKVSEAKKILTEQEADKLVDKAKIQQEALSRVENDGIIFLDEIDKIATSSNSERSADVSRQGVQRDLLPIVEGSTVNTRYGVVRTDHILFIAAGAFHTSKPSDLIPELQGRFPIRVELDSLTTEDFIKILTHPRNALIKQYQALLKAEGVELVVKEEALKVIAEKATEVNDRTENIGARRLHTILTRILDDVMFNAPDTPKKFILDAKTVHENIDDIVTDEDMSRYIL
- the hslV gene encoding ATP-dependent protease subunit HslV; the protein is MNQIHGTTILGIRRNGKVAIAGDGQVTMGQTIMKAGAVKVRSLYHDQILAGFAGATADAFTLFEKFEEKLQNYKGNITRASVELAKEWRSDKYLRRLEALLIVLNKEAGYILSGTGDVVDADDGIYAIGSGGPYAQAAARALVAYTDLSAREIAEISLKIAASICIYTNENITVMEL
- the rpoN gene encoding RNA polymerase factor sigma-54 gives rise to the protein MTLKLHLSQEQLLKLTPQQIQLSALLQLPIQNLEQAIDEELEKNPALEIDEKATLRKLERKQGDENRESHKTYDDPEYDWESLFSRANRSAGLSYGGQEELPDLPQPDTPGFFEKILQQIRTSGLSEEDMMIAEQIIWNTDSDGYLKVAVENIAYRLNVAPEKVEGVLKLIQQMDPPGIGSRDLRECLLSQLREMDVPDYVVNIVKDHFNDFANHRYEQIIRQLGISREDLNKARKIIGRLNPKPASDDSSFANYVVVPDLIVTEEDGTFQVTVNDGSIPELKISSTYLELASQKKKLDKETRDYLKKKIDSARWFIQSVYQRRDTMIRVMKAIIKRQRHFFEGRPDSLKPMILKDIAEEVGMDISTISRVTNGKYVQTPVGLYELKYFFSEGMKDVDGDDVSTRLIKQALKEIVDREDKRHPLNDEKMVRALKERGFNIARRTVAKYREQMGIPVARLRREL
- the lptB gene encoding LPS export ABC transporter ATP-binding protein, with amino-acid sequence MKILKAKNLVKIYGKRKVVDHVSVHAEKGEIVGLLGPNGAGKTTTFYMITGMIRPDAGRIFLDDREITQLPMYKRARLGIGYLSQEASVFRKLSVEDNLRLVLEMMGLRKEEILKEIDRLLDEFHIQHIRKNKAFTLSGGERRRIEIARALASHPDFILLDEPFAGIDPIAVEDIQSIILDLKKRNIGVVITDHNVHETLSITDRSYLLFEGQILKEGTAHFLAEDPDAKKLYLGEKFKLDR